Proteins encoded by one window of Heterodontus francisci isolate sHetFra1 chromosome 12, sHetFra1.hap1, whole genome shotgun sequence:
- the LOC137375745 gene encoding protocadherin-10-like yields MKYWLNNRVSQWHILSVILIYVSYRVCGNIRYSIPEETELGAFVGNITKDLGFNVKELSPRRFRIVSENRKKQYLGVNLKTGILFIKERIDREALCEQSLTCVLILEALIESSPQLYRVEIEILDVNDNSPLFQTREVNIEISELMPPGTTFPLQSAIDPDAGTNSVRSYQLSSNEYFTLKSQSDSEQNGIPELVLERPLDREQQPTHRLTLTAFDGGTPQKFGTTQININILDANDNAPVCEQKVYQITTAENVRKNTLIVKVTAVDLDAGLNGEIIYSFTDHTPDTVRDIFRLDSANGEIRVIGTVDFEETVNYQIMVQAKDRGSLPLLGYCKVLIKVTDVNDNSPEIITTSASNFIQENAALNTAVAVLRVADRDSENTAAVYCRINGGIPFKLNSSFNNYYTLVTHGDIDREKVPEYNVTITCTDSGSPPLSTSKTIRVQVSDINDNAPRFTQPSFTMYVTENNIIGASIGSVSAFDPDSNQNSQIRFDILSSLIHGLPASTFVSINSANGVMFAHKSFDFEQLKNFQICVQVKDAGSPPLSSNVTVNVIITDQNDNVPVILSPLPSEGSAAEDTMPKTADSGYLVAKVTATDADSGQNAQIVYQLLQPTDESLFTVAPETGEIWSIRRFGQKDSLRQKIVILVRDNGIPSLSATVTINVSVQDDTTENASNIGMFGTSGPWTSDFKFYLMISFGTISLLLLAAIVILGIKVQRYRTETNSDCCCWHTSYISSRDSLRGIQKASLNIQMPPNYTESGTFPQPFRYDVRQDSDMDDFMFLKLDGVTAPIIDIKTGICTAAEHGKVSQSTSKETTEFRKNFYYIIEHSPESTLDIMHRAYF; encoded by the coding sequence ATGAAGTACTGGCTTAACAACCGAGTGTCGCAATGGCACATTCTTTCCGTGATACTGATATATGTTTCGTATCGAGTATGTGGCAACATCCGCTATTCCATTCCTGAAGAAACAGAGCTTGGTGCCTTTGTAGGTAATATCACTAAGGATTTAGGATTCAATGTAAAAGAGCTATCGCCGCGCAGGTTTCGAATTGTGTCTGAAAACAGAAAAAAACAATATCTCGGCGTGAATTTGAAAACTGGAATTTTGTTTATAAAGGAAAGAATAGACAGAGAGGCGCTGTGCGAACAAAGCCTAACATGCGTATTGATATTAGAGGCTTTGATTGAGAGTTCGCCACAATTATATCGTGTTGAGATTGAAATTCTCGATGTAAACGACAATTCGCCCTTATTTCAGACAAGGGAGGTTAACATTGAAATCTCAGAATTGATGCCGCCTGGAACAACTTTCCCACTCCAGAGCGCGATTGACCCGGATGCTGGAACCAACAGTGTTCGCTCCTACCAACTGAGCTCAAACGAGTATTTCACTTTGAAATCACAGTCAGACAGCGAACAAAATGGCATCCCAGAACTCGTGCTGGAACGACCCCTAGACCGAGAGCAACAGCCAACTCATCGGTTAACACTGACGGCGTTTGATGGAGGAACTCCACAGAAATTCGGGACaacccagattaatattaataTACTTGATGCGAACGATAACGCCCCAGTTTGCGAACAAAAGGTCTATCAAATCACCACGGCCGAAAACGTGCGCAAAAATACTTTGATTGTGAAAGTAACTGCGGTTGATCTAGACGCAGGCCTAAACGGTGAGATAATCTATTCTTTCACCGATCACACTCCTGATACAGTTCGCGATATATTTCGCTTAGATTCAGCCAACGGAGAAATCAGAGTAATTGGTACCGTAGACTTCGAAGAAACAGTGAATTATCAGATTATGGTACAAGCCAAGGACAGAGGCTCGCTTCCACTGCTAGGATACTGTAAAGTTTTGATAAAGGTCACTGATGTTAATGATAATTCTCCTGAAATAATAACGACTTCTGCGTCGAATTTCATTCAAGAGAATGCTGCTCTAAACACTGCAGTAGCTGTTTTAAGAGTTGCAGACCGAGATTCTGAAAATACAGCGGCTGTTTATTGCCGAATCAACGGGGGTATTCCTTTTAAGCTTAATAGCTCCTTTAATAACTACTATACGTTAGTCACTCATGGTGATATAGATCGTGAAAAAGTGCCAGAATACAACGTTACCATTACATGTACGGATAGTGGCTCTCCTCCCCTCTCGACCAGCAAAACCATCCGAGTTCAAGTCTCAGACATAAACGACAACGCGCCACGCTTTACGCAGCCTTCGTTCACCATGTATGTGACAGAaaataatattattggtgcttcAATTGGTTCTGTGTCAGCTTTTGATCCAGATTCTAATCAAAATTCACAAATACGTTTTGATATTTTGAGTAGCCTGATACACGGGTTGCCCGCGTCCACATTCGTCTCAATAAACTCAGCCAATGGTGtgatgtttgctcacaagtcttttgATTTTGAGCAACTAAAAAATTTTCAAATCTGTGTGCAAGTAAAGGATGCTGGATCCCCTCCGCTCAGCAGTAACGTAACGGTAAATGTCATCATCACAGATCAgaatgacaatgtccctgtgatccTGTCACCTCTGCCAAGTGAAGGGTCTGCAGCAGAGGACACGATGCCTAAAACTGCCGATTCGGGTTACTTGGTTGCAAAAGTGACAGCCACTGATGCCGATTCTGGGCAGAACGCTCAAATTGTCTATCAGCTTCTTCAGCCCACTGATGAAAGTCTGTTTACGGTGGctccagaaacaggagaaatctggaGTATTCGCCGCTTTGGGCAAAAGGATTCCCTCAGACAGAAAATCGTCATTTTGGTGAGGGACAATGGAATCCCGTCCCTTTCAGCTACTGTCACCATCAATGTATCAGTGCAGGATGATACTACAGAAAATGCATCTAATATTGGCATGTTCGGGACCTCTGGGCCATGGACATctgattttaaattttatttaatgATTTCTTTTGGCACAATTTCGCTGCTATTGCTTGCGGCGATTGTAATCCTCGGTATTAAGGTGCAAAGATATCGAACGGAAACTAATAGTGACTGTTGCTGTTGGCACACGTCATACATTTCCAGCAGGGATTCGCTACGTGGAATTCAAAAAGCGAGTCTGAATATTCAAATGCCACCCAATTACACTGAAAGTGGCACTTTCCCGCAACCATTTCGCTATGATGTGCGTCAAGATTCAGACATGGACGATTTCATGTTTCTAAAGTTAGATGGTGTGACAGCGCCCATAATTGATATCAAAACTGGCATATGTACTGCTGCAGAACATGGAAAGGTATCACAGTCTACAAGCAAGGAAACCACTGAATTTCGCAAG